One genomic window of Lytechinus variegatus isolate NC3 chromosome 1, Lvar_3.0, whole genome shotgun sequence includes the following:
- the LOC121408198 gene encoding NF-X1-type zinc finger protein NFXL1-like: MAYPAKPNHGRGRGRGRGIARETNNVDIFGQQKATRQSQATNAWGNSASANGNRRNGKQPEKKETTPHPAQYVRVPPSTQTQKQAPHSQQLAQSPPQTKSLNEQFDYDSSSDEELDDGIVNKILQAYGGKLGDQGDGVLSESRQNLQEACQSGANDCSVCLGKIRRVDPIWTCDSCFTSLHLQCIQKWAKEGILQASLQKEDDDTSPTENVWSCPNCRTEYPISQCPRQYTCFCKKVVDPPPHPWLAPHSCGDTCNRSLRPECGHKCLLLCHPGACPPCPQTVRSKCHCGSQAPQLRRCSSRTWSCGKTCSKVLLCGQHTCTHPCHPGDCPPCPHTSRQPCLCKKKVTLRECASPTWECGEVCGKPLPCGHHVCERTCHAGGCGECPRMGLRKCPCGKTALQLKCTEDIPPCGDTCDKPLPCGVHRCTRRCHFGSCESCLQMSRKKCRCGAREKTLPCQEEYKCDRRCTNMKNCKKHQCKRRCCNDDCPPCEQQCNKYLPCGNHKCPSLCHPGRCFPCPLMKELKCRCGHTKISVRCGREKTIKPPKCKRPCMIPPDCHHPVREKHSCHFNKCPPCKMQCNKTLSCGHICPKKCHDAVVHKNVENKGPRAPWQPAPKVVTSIVNEPCPPCQYPIPTECLGKHEVTDLPCNRAAPFSCRRPCGRVLACTNHRCQFECHDVQGAEDKTKAGTNCQDCEEGCSKERPEGCKHHCRLPCHPGPCPPCKKTNKMRCHCKAMALYVECNAWLIANESEREDLASCKGPCPRPLSCSHPCSKTCHSGACSDPKACTYKVPRKCPCKRRKREFFCHEAQAGKAKVECDDVCKQQKDKKLQQDEEKTRKAEEEQREKEKRDLEEYDRLMNKKKKQRKRREYVEEETLMEKHGKLILIGSSVTVVIAFMVYLFILQ; this comes from the exons ATGGCATATCCAGCAAAACCAAACCATGGTCGTGGGCGAGGCAGAGGAAGAGGAATTGCAAGAGAAACCAACAATGTTGATATATTCGGTCAGCAAAAAGCTACCAGACAATCACAAGCTACCAATGCATGGGGAAATTCAGCATCCGCAA ATGGAAACAGGAGAAATGGGAAACAGCcagagaagaaagaaacaacTCCACATCCTGCACAGTACGTACGTGTACCACCTTCAACTCAAACCCAGAAACAAGCACCACATTCTCAACAACTAGCCCAGTCTCCACCGCAGACCAAATCTCTAAATGAGCAGTTTGATTATGATTCATCTTCTGATGAGGAGTTAGATGATGGAATTGTGAACAAAATACTGCAAGCATATGGTGGTAAATTAG GTGACCAAGGAGATGGTGTATTATCAGAGAGTAGACAGAATCTACAGGAAGCCTGCCAGTCTGGAGCTAATGACTGCTCTGTATGTCTCGGCAAGATCAGACGGGTGGATCCA ATTTGGACGTGCGATTCCTGTTTTACAAGTCTTCATCTGCAGTGCATTCAGAAGTGGGCCAAAGAGGGTATCTTACAGGCAAGTCTGCAGAAAGAAGATGATGATACATCGCCCACTGAAAATGTCTGGTCATG CCCCAACTGTCGAACAGAGTACCCTATCAGCCAGTGTCCCAGACAATACACCTGTTTCTGCAAGAAGGTCGTTGACCCTCCACCGCACCCCTGGCTTGCACCCCATAGCTGTGGTGATACTTGTAACAGATCTCTACGCCCTGAGTGCGGTCATAAGTGCCTACTACTCTGCCATCCTG gTGCTTGTCCACCATGCCCTCAAACGGTGAGGTCTAAATGTCACTGTGGTAGTCAGGCTCCTCAGCTGAGACGATGTAGCTCCAGGACCTGGTCCTGTGGCAAGACCTGTTCCAAGGTGCTTCTCTGTGGTCAACATACCTGTACCCACCCATGCCATCCAG GTGATTGCCCACCTTGTCCGCACACTAGTCGACAGCCTTGCCTATGTAAGAAGAAGGTTACACTAAGAGAATGTGCATCACCTACTTGGGAATGTGGTGAGGTATGTGGTAAACCTCTACCCTGCGGTCATCATGTATGCGAGAGAACATGCCATGCAGGAGGGTGCGGGGAATGCCCTCGTATGGGGCTCAGGAAATGCCCATGTGGAAAAACAg CATTACAACTCAAATGTACAGAAGACATTCCTCCATGTGGAGATACGTGTGATAAACCACTACCGTGTGGAGTCCATCGATGTACAAGACGATGCCATTTTGGCTCTTGTGAAAGT TGTCTTCAGATGTCAAGAAAGAAATGTCGTTGTGGAGCAAGAGAGAAGACGTTACCTTGTCAAGAGGAGTATAAATGTGATCGTAGATGTACCAATATGAAGAATTGCAAGAAACATCAATGTAAGCGAAGG TGTTGTAACGATGATTGCCCTCCATGTGAGCAACAATGCAACAAGTATCTGCCATGTGGAAACCACAAGTGCCCTTCTTTATGCCATCCAG GTAGATGTTTTCCTTGTCCTTTGATGAAAGAACTCAAGTGTCGTTGTGGACATACTAAGATATCTGTAAGATGTGGCAGGGAGAAGACTATCAAACCGCCTAAATGCAAAAGACCCTGCAT gATACCTCCTGATTGTCATCATCCTGTAAGAGAGAAACATAGCTGTCATTTTAACAAGTGTCCTCCTTGTAAGATGCAATGTAATAAAACACTATCTTGTGGTCATATATGCCCTAAGAAATGTCATGACGCTGTGGTGCACAAAAATGTAGAAAACAAG GGACCAAGAGCTCCATGGCAGCCAGCTCCTAAAGTAGTTACCAGTATTGTGAATGAACCTTGCCCACCATGTCAATATCCCATTCCTACAGAGTGCCTTGGTAAACATGAG GTTACTGATTTGCCGTGCAATAGAGCTGCTCCTTTTTCCTGTCGACGACCTTGTGGGCGTGTCTTAGCTTGTACCAACCATCGTTGCCAATTTGAATGCCATGATGTCCAAGGTGCTGAAGATAAAACTAAG GCAGGGACCAACTGTCAGGATTGTGAGGAGGGGTGCAGTAAAGAGAGACCAGAGGGGTGTAAACACCACTGTAGATTACCATGTCATCCCGGTCCTTGCCCCCCTTGTAAGAAGACTAATAAGATGAGATGTCATTGTAAGGCTATGGCTCTATATGTAGAATGCAA TGCTTGGTTAATAGCCAATGAATCCGAGAGAGAGGATCTAGCTTCGTGTAAAGGACCATGTCCACGCCCACTTTCCTGTAGTCATCCATGCTCTAAGACATGTCATTCAGGGGCTTGTTCTGATCCTAAGGCATGCACCTACAAGGTACCAAGGAAGTGTCCTTGTAAGCGAAGAAAAAGG gaATTCTTTTGTCATGAGGCTCAAGCTGGAAAGGCTAAAGTAGAATGTGATGATGTCTGTAAACAACAGAAAGATAAGAAACTCCaacaagatgaagaaaaaacaaggaaagcAGAAGAAGAACAACGTGAAAAGGAAAAG AGGGATTTGGAAGAATACGATCGTCTTatgaacaagaagaagaaacaacGCAAAAGAAGAGAGTATGTAGAAGAGGAAACATTGATGGAGAAACATGGTAAACTCATTTTAATTGGAAGCAGTGTGACTGTTGTGATAGCATTCATGGTTTATCTATTCATTCTTCAATGA